Proteins encoded within one genomic window of Flavobacterium gilvum:
- the secE gene encoding preprotein translocase subunit SecE, with translation MTKVVNYISESFEELKSNVTWPAWAEVQRLTIVVAVFSVVFALATWGVDELFAKTLAVFFNWIKA, from the coding sequence ATGACAAAAGTTGTTAATTATATATCAGAATCATTTGAAGAATTAAAATCAAATGTAACTTGGCCAGCTTGGGCTGAAGTGCAACGTCTTACGATTGTTGTAGCTGTTTTTTCAGTGGTATTCGCTTTAGCAACATGGGGAGTAGATGAACTATTTGCAAAAACATTAGCAGTGTTTTTTAATTGGATAAAAGCATAA
- the rplA gene encoding 50S ribosomal protein L1 — protein sequence MAKLTKKQKVAASKIEKNKLYSLKDAAALIKEVASAKFDESVDIAVRLGVDPRKANQMVRGVVTLPHGTGKDVKVLALVTPDKEAEAREAGADHVGLDDYLQKIKDGWTDVDVIITMPAVMGKLGPLGRILGPRGLMPNPKTGTVTMDVAKAVAEVKAGKIDFKVDKTGIVHAGIGKVSFGAEQIVDNAHEIIQTLIKLKPTAAKGTYIKGIHLTSTMSPAIALDPKAV from the coding sequence ATGGCAAAATTGACAAAAAAGCAAAAAGTGGCTGCTTCAAAAATTGAGAAGAACAAATTATACTCTTTGAAAGATGCTGCTGCATTGATTAAAGAGGTTGCTTCTGCAAAATTTGATGAGTCAGTTGATATCGCGGTTCGTTTGGGTGTTGATCCAAGAAAAGCGAATCAAATGGTGAGAGGTGTAGTAACATTACCTCATGGAACAGGAAAAGATGTAAAAGTATTGGCATTGGTTACTCCAGATAAAGAAGCGGAAGCTAGAGAAGCTGGTGCAGATCATGTTGGTCTTGATGATTACCTTCAAAAAATTAAAGACGGTTGGACAGATGTTGATGTAATTATCACTATGCCTGCTGTTATGGGTAAATTAGGTCCATTAGGTCGTATTTTAGGACCTAGAGGTTTAATGCCAAACCCTAAAACAGGTACTGTAACTATGGATGTTGCTAAAGCTGTTGCAGAGGTAAAAGCTGGTAAAATTGACTTTAAAGTTGATAAAACAGGTATCGTACACGCAGGAATTGGTAAAGTTTCTTTTGGAGCTGAACAAATTGTTGACAACGCACACGAAATTATTCAAACATTAATCAAACTTAAACCAACTGCTGCTAAAGGTACCTACATTAAAGGTATTCACCTTACAAGCACAATGAGTCCTGCAATTGCATTGGACCCAAAAGCAGTATAA
- the rplK gene encoding 50S ribosomal protein L11 produces MAKEISKVVKLQVKGGAANPSPPVGPALGAAGVNIMEFCKQFNARTQDKPGKICPVQITVYKDKSFDFVVKTPPAAVQLLEAAKLKSGSGEPNRKKVASVTWDVIKAIAEDKMVDLNAFTIESAMSMIAGTARSMGITVSGDSPF; encoded by the coding sequence ATGGCTAAAGAAATTAGTAAGGTAGTTAAACTACAAGTTAAGGGAGGTGCTGCGAATCCGTCGCCACCGGTTGGACCTGCTTTAGGAGCTGCTGGGGTAAACATCATGGAGTTCTGTAAGCAATTTAATGCTAGAACTCAGGATAAACCTGGCAAAATATGCCCAGTACAAATTACTGTGTATAAAGACAAATCATTTGATTTTGTTGTAAAGACTCCTCCAGCGGCAGTACAGTTATTGGAAGCTGCGAAGCTAAAGTCAGGATCTGGTGAACCAAATCGTAAAAAAGTAGCTAGCGTTACTTGGGATGTTATCAAGGCAATTGCTGAAGATAAAATGGTAGATTTAAATGCATTCACAATCGAATCTGCTATGAGCATGATTGCTGGAACAGCTAGATCTATGGGTATAACTGTATCAGGAGATTCTCCTTTTTAA
- the nusG gene encoding transcription termination/antitermination protein NusG: MADNNIKKWYVVRAVSGQENKVKAYIETEIARLGMSDYVSQVLVPTEKVVTVKEGKKLSKDKVYFPGYVMLEANLVGEIPHIIKSITSVIGFLGETKGGEPVPLRMSEVNRMLGKVDELAVNTDTRAIPFNVGETIKVIDGPFNGFNGTVEKINEEKRKLEVMVKIFGRKTPLELSFMQVEKV; this comes from the coding sequence ATGGCAGATAATAATATAAAAAAGTGGTATGTCGTTCGTGCAGTAAGCGGACAAGAAAATAAAGTGAAAGCTTATATCGAAACAGAAATTGCTCGTTTAGGAATGAGTGATTATGTTTCGCAGGTTCTTGTGCCTACAGAAAAAGTAGTTACTGTAAAAGAAGGTAAGAAGTTATCTAAGGATAAAGTTTACTTTCCGGGATATGTTATGTTGGAGGCCAATTTAGTTGGTGAGATTCCTCATATCATTAAGTCTATTACAAGTGTTATTGGTTTTTTAGGGGAGACTAAAGGTGGTGAGCCTGTTCCTTTAAGAATGTCTGAAGTAAATAGAATGTTAGGTAAAGTTGATGAGTTGGCTGTTAATACAGATACTCGTGCTATTCCTTTCAACGTTGGTGAGACTATAAAAGTGATTGATGGTCCTTTTAATGGTTTTAACGGAACTGTTGAAAAAATAAATGAAGAGAAGCGTAAACTTGAAGTAATGGTGAAAATTTTCGGTAGAAAAACACCACTGGAGTTGAGTTTTATGCAAGTTGAAAAAGTATAA
- the rpoB gene encoding DNA-directed RNA polymerase subunit beta, translating to MITNQTERLNFASTKNIPDYPDFLDVQVKSFKDFFQLETKSDERGDEGLYNTFMENFPITDTRNNFVLEFLDYFVDPPRYTIQECIERGLTYSVPLKARLKLYCTDPEHEDFETIVQDVYLGTIPYMTPSGTFVINGAERVVVSQLHRSPGVFFGQSFHANGTKLYSARVIPFKGSWIEFSTDINSVMYAYIDRKKKLPVTTLFRAIGFERDKDILEIFDLAEEIKVSKTGLKKYIGRKLAARVLNTWHEDFVDEDTGEVVSIERNEIILDRDTIIDKDNVEEIIDSNVKSILLHKEDNNLVDYSIIHNTLQKDPTNSEKEAVEHIYRQLRNAEPPDEETARGIIDKLFFSDQRYNLGEVGRYRINKKLGLDTPMEKQVLTKEDIITIVKYLIELINSKAEIDDIDHLSNRRVRTVGEQLSQQFGVGLARMARTIRERMNVRDNEVFTPIDLINAKTLSSVINSFFGTNQLSQFMDQTNPLAEITHKRRLSALGPGGLSRERAGFEVRDVHYTHYGRLCPIETPEGPNIGLISSLGVYAKVNGMGFIETPYRKVSNGVVDLESTPIYLSAEEEEGMLIAQANIKMEASGKITAENVIARQEGDFPVIDPSQVHYTDVAPNQIASISASLIPFLEHDDANRALMGSNMMRQAVPLIRPEAPIVGTGLERQVASDSRVLINAEGNGVVEYVDANIITIKYDRSEEERMVSFETDEKTYNLIKFRKTNQGTSINLKPIVRKGDRVIPGQVLSEGYATQNGELALGRNLKVAFMPWKGYNFEDAIVISEKVVRDDIFTSIHIDDYSLEVRDTKLGNEELTNDIPNVSEEATKDLDENGMIRIGAEVKPGDILIGKITPKGESDPTPEEKLLRAIFGDKAGDVKDASLKASPSLHGVVLDKKLFARAVKDKRKRTQDKDALGALEMEFEVKFVELKDKLIEKLFNIVNGKTSQGVMNDLGEEVLPKGKKYTQKMLYAVEDFAHLSKGQWVADDATNKMVNDLIHNYKIKLNDLQGALRREKFTITVGDELPSGILKLAKVYIAKKRKLKVGDKMAGRHGNKGIVARIVRHEDMPFLEDGTPVDIVLNPLGVPSRMNIGQIYETVLGWAGMNLGRKFATPIFDGASLEEINALTDEAGVPRFGHTHLYDGGTGERFHQAATVGVIYMLKLGHMVDDKMHARSIGPYSLITQQPLGGKAQFGGQRFGEMEVWALEAYGASSTLREILTVKSDDVIGRAKTYEAIVKGETMPEPGLPESFNVLMHELKGLGLDIRLEE from the coding sequence ATGATAACAAATCAGACTGAAAGATTGAATTTTGCCTCTACAAAAAACATACCTGACTATCCAGATTTTCTAGATGTTCAGGTAAAATCGTTTAAAGATTTTTTTCAATTAGAAACAAAATCTGACGAAAGAGGCGACGAAGGATTATACAATACCTTCATGGAAAACTTTCCAATTACAGATACAAGAAATAACTTTGTTTTGGAATTCCTTGATTATTTTGTAGATCCGCCACGTTACACCATTCAAGAATGTATAGAAAGAGGTCTTACGTATAGTGTGCCTTTAAAAGCAAGGTTAAAACTATATTGTACAGATCCTGAACACGAAGATTTTGAAACTATTGTACAAGATGTTTATCTTGGAACAATACCTTATATGACACCAAGTGGTACTTTTGTTATCAACGGAGCTGAGCGAGTTGTGGTTTCACAATTACACCGTTCTCCTGGTGTTTTCTTTGGACAGTCATTCCATGCAAATGGAACAAAATTATATTCTGCGAGAGTTATTCCTTTTAAAGGGTCTTGGATAGAATTCTCTACCGATATCAACAGCGTAATGTATGCATATATCGATAGAAAGAAAAAATTACCTGTTACAACTTTATTCCGCGCTATCGGTTTTGAAAGAGACAAGGATATCCTTGAGATTTTTGACTTGGCTGAAGAAATTAAAGTTTCTAAAACAGGACTTAAAAAATATATTGGAAGAAAATTAGCCGCGCGTGTATTGAACACTTGGCATGAGGATTTCGTAGATGAGGATACTGGTGAGGTGGTATCTATTGAGCGTAATGAAATTATCCTTGATCGTGATACTATTATCGACAAAGATAATGTGGAAGAAATCATTGATTCAAACGTTAAATCTATTTTGTTGCATAAAGAAGATAATAATCTAGTAGATTATTCTATCATTCATAATACGCTACAAAAAGACCCAACAAACTCCGAAAAAGAAGCTGTTGAGCATATCTACAGACAATTGCGTAACGCAGAACCGCCTGATGAAGAAACTGCTCGTGGTATTATAGATAAATTATTCTTCTCTGACCAACGTTATAACTTAGGTGAAGTAGGTCGTTATAGAATTAATAAAAAACTTGGTCTTGATACTCCAATGGAAAAGCAAGTGCTTACCAAAGAAGATATCATTACTATCGTTAAATATTTGATTGAATTGATCAACTCTAAAGCTGAGATTGATGATATTGATCACTTATCGAACCGTCGTGTAAGAACAGTTGGTGAGCAATTGTCTCAACAATTTGGAGTTGGTTTGGCTCGTATGGCTAGAACCATTCGTGAGAGAATGAACGTTAGAGATAACGAGGTGTTTACACCAATTGATTTGATTAATGCTAAAACATTGTCATCGGTTATCAACTCTTTCTTTGGAACAAACCAATTATCTCAATTTATGGACCAAACGAATCCATTGGCTGAGATTACACACAAAAGAAGATTGTCGGCACTTGGACCAGGTGGACTTTCGAGAGAAAGAGCTGGATTTGAGGTTCGTGACGTTCACTATACGCATTATGGACGTTTGTGTCCAATTGAAACGCCAGAGGGACCAAATATTGGTTTGATTTCTTCTCTTGGAGTTTATGCTAAAGTAAACGGAATGGGTTTCATTGAAACACCTTACCGTAAAGTAAGCAATGGAGTTGTAGATTTAGAATCAACACCTATATATTTAAGTGCTGAAGAGGAAGAAGGTATGTTAATTGCTCAAGCTAACATTAAAATGGAAGCTTCGGGAAAAATCACTGCCGAAAACGTAATTGCACGTCAAGAGGGTGACTTCCCTGTAATTGATCCTTCTCAAGTACATTATACAGACGTAGCACCTAACCAAATTGCTTCGATTTCTGCATCTTTGATTCCTTTCTTGGAGCATGATGATGCGAACCGTGCGTTGATGGGATCAAACATGATGCGTCAGGCCGTGCCATTGATACGTCCTGAAGCTCCAATTGTTGGTACCGGTTTAGAGCGTCAAGTAGCTTCAGATTCCAGAGTTTTGATTAATGCTGAAGGAAATGGAGTTGTAGAATACGTTGATGCCAATATCATCACTATTAAATATGATCGTTCTGAGGAAGAAAGAATGGTTAGTTTTGAAACTGATGAGAAAACATATAATTTAATTAAATTTAGAAAAACCAATCAAGGAACCAGCATCAATCTTAAACCTATCGTAAGAAAAGGGGATAGAGTGATTCCTGGACAAGTATTGTCTGAAGGTTATGCAACCCAAAATGGAGAATTGGCTTTAGGTAGAAACCTTAAAGTTGCGTTCATGCCATGGAAAGGATATAACTTTGAGGATGCGATTGTGATTTCTGAGAAAGTGGTTCGTGATGATATCTTTACCTCTATCCACATCGATGATTATTCATTGGAAGTTAGAGATACTAAATTAGGTAATGAAGAATTAACGAACGATATACCAAACGTTTCTGAAGAAGCTACTAAAGATTTGGATGAAAATGGTATGATTAGAATTGGTGCCGAGGTTAAACCTGGTGATATTCTTATCGGTAAAATTACGCCAAAAGGAGAATCAGATCCTACTCCAGAAGAGAAATTGCTTCGCGCAATCTTCGGTGATAAAGCAGGTGATGTAAAAGATGCTTCATTGAAAGCTTCTCCTTCTTTACATGGTGTGGTTTTGGATAAAAAATTATTTGCAAGAGCGGTAAAAGACAAACGTAAACGTACTCAAGACAAAGATGCTTTAGGAGCACTTGAAATGGAGTTTGAAGTGAAGTTTGTTGAGCTTAAAGATAAATTGATTGAGAAACTTTTCAATATCGTAAACGGAAAAACTTCTCAAGGTGTAATGAATGATTTGGGTGAGGAAGTTTTACCAAAAGGTAAAAAATATACTCAAAAAATGCTTTACGCTGTTGAAGATTTTGCTCACTTAAGTAAAGGTCAATGGGTTGCTGATGATGCTACCAATAAAATGGTTAATGATTTGATTCATAACTATAAAATTAAATTGAACGATTTACAAGGTGCTTTACGTAGAGAGAAATTCACAATTACTGTTGGAGATGAATTGCCATCAGGAATCTTGAAATTGGCTAAAGTTTACATTGCTAAAAAACGTAAATTGAAAGTTGGGGATAAAATGGCGGGACGTCACGGTAACAAAGGTATTGTTGCTCGTATTGTTCGTCATGAAGATATGCCTTTCCTTGAAGATGGAACACCTGTTGATATCGTGTTGAATCCACTTGGGGTACCTTCGCGTATGAACATCGGACAAATCTATGAAACAGTATTAGGATGGGCCGGTATGAATTTGGGTAGAAAATTTGCTACTCCAATTTTTGACGGAGCTTCTCTTGAAGAAATAAATGCCTTGACTGATGAAGCTGGTGTGCCACGTTTTGGACATACACATCTTTATGACGGAGGTACAGGAGAGCGTTTCCACCAAGCGGCGACAGTAGGAGTTATCTATATGTTGAAATTAGGACATATGGTTGATGATAAGATGCACGCACGTTCTATCGGACCATACTCATTGATTACTCAACAACCACTTGGAGGTAAAGCTCAATTTGGAGGTCAGCGTTTTGGAGAGATGGAGGTTTGGGCACTTGAGGCTTATGGAGCATCTAGTACTCTTAGAGAAATCTTGACTGTTAAATCTGATGATGTTATTGGTAGAGCCAAAACTTACGAAGCAATCGTAAAAGGTGAAACTATGCCAGAACCAGGATTACCAGAATCATTCAACGTATTGATGCACGAATTGAAAGGTCTAGGACTTGATATTCGTTTAGAAGAATAA
- the rplL gene encoding 50S ribosomal protein L7/L12 — MADLKQFAEQLVNLTVKEVNELATILKDEYGIEPAAAAVVVAAGGGEGAAEEAQTEFTVVLKDAGASKLAVVKLVKELTGLGLKEAKDVVDSAPSNVKEGVTKEEAEGLKKSLEEAGAVVELK; from the coding sequence ATGGCAGATTTGAAACAATTCGCAGAGCAATTAGTTAACTTAACTGTAAAAGAAGTTAACGAATTAGCAACAATATTAAAAGATGAGTACGGTATCGAACCAGCTGCTGCAGCTGTAGTAGTTGCTGCTGGTGGTGGTGAAGGTGCTGCTGAAGAGGCTCAAACAGAATTTACAGTTGTATTGAAAGATGCAGGAGCTTCTAAATTAGCTGTAGTGAAATTAGTGAAAGAACTTACAGGTTTAGGTCTTAAAGAAGCTAAAGATGTAGTTGATAGCGCTCCAAGTAACGTTAAAGAAGGTGTAACTAAAGAAGAGGCTGAAGGTCTTAAAAAATCTTTAGAAGAAGCTGGAGCTGTTGTTGAGTTAAAATAA
- the rplJ gene encoding 50S ribosomal protein L10: MTREEKSIAIEDLTAQLAGTNIIYVSDISGLDAETTSNLRRACFKAGVKLEVVKNTLLAKAMEASDNDYGDLPSVLTGNSAIFIADVANAPGKIIKDFRKKSAKPLLKGAFINSEIYIGDDQLDALATIKSREELIGEIIGLLQSPAQRVISALQNQFANSEETEA, encoded by the coding sequence ATGACTAGAGAAGAAAAATCAATCGCGATTGAAGATTTAACTGCACAGTTAGCTGGTACAAACATTATTTATGTATCTGATATTTCTGGGTTAGACGCAGAAACAACTTCAAACTTGAGAAGAGCTTGTTTTAAAGCAGGTGTTAAATTAGAAGTGGTTAAAAACACTTTGCTTGCAAAAGCAATGGAAGCTTCTGATAATGATTATGGAGATTTACCTTCTGTATTGACAGGGAATAGCGCTATTTTCATTGCAGATGTTGCAAATGCTCCTGGAAAAATCATTAAAGATTTTAGAAAAAAATCAGCAAAACCTTTATTGAAAGGTGCTTTTATTAATTCTGAGATTTATATCGGTGATGACCAATTAGATGCATTGGCTACAATTAAATCTAGAGAAGAGCTTATCGGTGAAATCATTGGATTATTGCAATCACCAGCTCAAAGAGTTATTTCTGCTTTACAAAATCAATTCGCAAATAGCGAAGAGACTGAAGCATAA
- the tuf gene encoding elongation factor Tu yields the protein MAKETFNRSKPHLNIGTIGHVDHGKTTLTAAITKVLSDAGYCQAKSFDQIDNAPEEKERGITINTSHVEYETANRHYAHVDCPGHADYVKNMVTGAAQMDGAILVVAATDGPMPQTREHILLGRQVGIPRIVVFMNKVDMVDDAELLELVEMEIRDLLSFYEYDGDNCPVIQGSALGGLNNDAAWVPKIIELMEAVDNWIEEPVRDVAKPFLMPVEDVFTITGRGTVATGRIETGVANTGDPVEIIGMGAEKLTSTITGVEMFRKILDRGEAGDNVGLLLRGIDKADIKRGMVIIKPGSVKPHATFKAEVYILKKEEGGRHTPFHNNYRPQFYVRTTDVTGVITLPEGVEMVMPGDNLTINVSLLSPIAMSVGLRFAIREGGRTVGAGQVTEIVA from the coding sequence ATGGCAAAAGAAACCTTTAACCGTTCGAAACCACACTTAAATATCGGTACGATCGGACACGTAGATCACGGTAAAACTACTTTAACAGCAGCAATCACAAAAGTGTTATCTGATGCTGGTTACTGTCAAGCAAAATCATTTGATCAAATTGATAATGCTCCTGAAGAAAAAGAAAGAGGTATTACTATTAATACTTCACACGTAGAGTATGAAACTGCTAACCGTCACTACGCACACGTTGACTGTCCAGGTCACGCGGATTACGTAAAAAACATGGTTACTGGTGCTGCTCAAATGGATGGTGCTATCTTAGTAGTTGCTGCTACAGATGGTCCAATGCCACAAACTCGTGAGCACATCCTTTTAGGACGTCAAGTAGGTATTCCACGTATCGTTGTTTTCATGAACAAAGTGGATATGGTTGATGATGCTGAGTTATTAGAGTTAGTTGAAATGGAAATTAGAGACTTATTGTCTTTCTATGAGTATGATGGTGACAACTGTCCAGTTATCCAAGGTTCTGCTTTGGGTGGATTGAACAATGACGCTGCTTGGGTTCCTAAAATCATTGAATTGATGGAAGCTGTTGACAACTGGATCGAAGAGCCAGTACGTGACGTTGCAAAACCATTCTTGATGCCAGTTGAGGACGTATTTACAATTACAGGTCGTGGAACTGTTGCTACAGGTCGTATCGAAACTGGAGTTGCTAATACTGGAGATCCAGTTGAAATCATTGGTATGGGAGCTGAGAAATTGACTTCTACAATTACAGGAGTTGAGATGTTCCGTAAAATCCTTGACAGAGGTGAAGCTGGAGATAACGTAGGTTTATTGTTGAGAGGTATTGATAAAGCTGATATCAAAAGAGGTATGGTTATCATTAAGCCAGGATCTGTAAAACCACACGCTACTTTCAAAGCTGAGGTGTATATCTTGAAAAAAGAAGAAGGTGGACGTCATACTCCATTCCACAATAACTACCGTCCACAGTTCTATGTACGTACAACTGATGTAACAGGAGTTATTACTTTACCAGAAGGTGTAGAGATGGTAATGCCAGGTGACAACTTGACTATCAATGTTTCTTTGTTAAGCCCAATCGCGATGAGCGTAGGTTTACGTTTCGCTATCCGTGAGGGTGGTAGAACAGTAGGAGCTGGTCAGGTAACTGAAATTGTAGCTTAA